A single region of the Malaclemys terrapin pileata isolate rMalTer1 chromosome 2, rMalTer1.hap1, whole genome shotgun sequence genome encodes:
- the OTUD1 gene encoding OTU domain-containing protein 1, with protein sequence MQLYSSVITHYPAAGAAAAAAAAGGAGVFKVSLPAGPPSPDAASAAGQSPAAESPAKESLVPGGSGAAMTAFSSCLELMPGGPAAGPGGRQAAAPQYSSSAQITVSRRRPLERIVPIRIVQRPEHPVELAPASPQSRAWLEGILESMRQAGGDAEAAAAPHRPEEPSNHSLRLSEHCQALQAAASAQPDPAATCGEESGGQALPLPCSPLAEEEGPSPRRGPERNEKLALYLAEVEKQDKYLRHKGRFRFHIIPDGNCLYRAICKAVYGDQRLHSELREQTVHYIADHLHHFSPIIEGDVGEFLIGAAQDGAWAGYPELLAMGQMLNVNIHLTTGGRPESPTVSTMAHYLGPEDPARPSIWLSWLSNGHYDAVLDCVSPNPEYEAWCRQTQVQRRRDEELAKSMAMSLSKMYIEQNTCS encoded by the coding sequence ATGCAGCTTTACAGCTCCGTGATCACCCACTACCCGGCagcgggggcggcggcggcggcggcagcagcaggcggGGCGGGCGTTTTCAAAGTCTCCCTGCCGGCGGGGCCCCCCTCTCCGGACGCAGCGAGCGCCGCGGGCCAGAGCCCGGCCGCCGAGAGCCCCGCTAAGGAGAGTCTGGTGCCCGGAGGCAGCGGTGCCGCCATGACTGCCTTCTCCTCCTGCCTGGAGCTCATGCCCGGCGGGCCCGCGGCGGGCCcgggcggcaggcaggcggcgGCCCCGCAGTACAGCTCCAGCGCGCAGATCACCGTGAGCCGCAGGAGGCCGCTGGAGAGGATCGTGCCCATCCGCATCGTGCAGCGCCCCGAGCACCCCGTTGAGctggccccggcctctccgcagAGCCGAGCCTGGCTCGAGGGCATCCTGGAGAGCATGAGACAGGCCGGCGGGGACGCGGAGGCCGCCGCAGCCCCGCACCGCCCGGAGGAGCCCAGCAACCACAGCCTCCGCCTCAGCGAGCACTGCCAGGCTCTGCAGGCGGCGGCCAGCGCCCAGCCCGACCCGGCCGCCACCTGCGGCGAGGAGAGCGgcggccaggccctgcccctgccctgctccccgctAGCGGAGGAGGAGGGCCCCAGCCCGAGGAGGGGGCCGGAGCGGAATGAGAAGCTGGCTCTGTACCTGGCCGAGGTGGAGAAGCAGGACAAATACCTGCGGCACAAGGGCCGGTTCCGCTTCCACATCATCCCCGATGGAAACTGCCTGTACCGCGCCATCTGCAAGGCCGTATACGGGGACCAGCGGCTGCACAGCGAGCTCCGCGAGCAGACTGTGCACTACATCGCCGACCACCTGCACCATTTCAGCCCCATCATCGAGGGCGATGTGGGCGAGTTTCTCATCGGCGCCGCCCAGGACGGCGCTTGGGCTGGctaccctgagctcctggccatggggcagATGCTGAATGTAAACATTCATCTCACCACGGGCGGCAGGCCAGAGAGCCCCACCGTCTCCACTATGGCCCACTACCTGGGCCCTGAGGACCCGGCCCGGCCTAGCATCTGGCTGAGCTGGCTCAGCAATGGGCACTACGACGCTGTGCTGGACTGTGTGTCCCCCAACCCGGAGTACGAGGCCTGGTGCAGGCAGACTCAGGTGCAGCGGAGGCGGGACGAGGAGCTTGCCAAATCCATGGCCATGTCACTGTCTAAGATGTACATCGAGCAGAACACCTGCTCCTGA